In a genomic window of Pseudomonas mohnii:
- the lpdA gene encoding dihydrolipoyl dehydrogenase, with product MQTLHTTLLIIGGGPGGYVTAIRAGQLGISTILVEGQSLGGTCLNIGCIPSKALIHVAEQFHQTQQHSQHSALGISVSAPTLDIGKSVEWKDGIVDRLTTGVAALLKKNKVQVIQGWAKVIDGKTVEVGDTRIQCEHLVLATGSKSVNLPMLPIGGPIISSTEALAPKSVPKRLIVVGGGYIGLELGIAYRKLGAEVSVVEAQERILPAYDAELTQPVHDELKKLGVTLYLKHSVQGFDFKSNTLQVLAPNGDTLNLETDQVLVAVGRKPNTQGWNLEALGLAMNGASIKIDHRCQTSMHNVYAIGDLSGEPMLAHRAMAQGEMVAELISGKSREFNPTAIAAVCFTDPELVVVGQTPDEARAAGLDCIVSSFPFAANGRAMTLESKSGFVRVVARRDNHVIVGWQAVGVGVSELSTAFAQSLEMGAQLEDIGGTIHAHPTLGEAVQEAALRALGHALHL from the coding sequence ATGCAAACTCTGCACACCACGCTGCTGATCATTGGCGGCGGCCCCGGCGGTTATGTAACGGCGATCCGTGCTGGCCAGTTGGGCATTTCGACCATTCTGGTAGAAGGCCAGTCCCTGGGCGGCACCTGCCTGAACATCGGCTGCATTCCGTCCAAGGCGCTGATCCACGTCGCCGAACAGTTTCACCAGACGCAACAGCACAGCCAGCATTCGGCCCTGGGCATCAGCGTGTCGGCGCCGACCCTGGACATCGGCAAGAGCGTCGAGTGGAAAGACGGCATCGTTGATCGCCTGACCACCGGGGTCGCCGCGCTGTTGAAAAAGAACAAGGTCCAGGTCATTCAAGGCTGGGCCAAGGTCATCGACGGCAAGACCGTTGAAGTAGGCGACACGCGAATTCAATGCGAGCATCTGGTGCTGGCGACCGGTTCCAAAAGCGTGAACCTGCCGATGCTGCCGATTGGCGGGCCGATCATTTCGTCCACCGAAGCCCTGGCGCCGAAATCAGTCCCGAAACGGCTGATCGTGGTGGGGGGCGGTTACATCGGTCTGGAGCTGGGCATCGCCTATCGCAAGCTCGGTGCCGAGGTCAGCGTGGTCGAGGCGCAGGAGCGGATTCTGCCGGCCTACGACGCCGAACTGACCCAGCCTGTGCATGACGAACTGAAAAAGCTCGGCGTGACACTTTACTTGAAGCACAGCGTTCAAGGCTTTGATTTCAAATCAAATACCCTGCAAGTGCTTGCCCCCAACGGCGACACCCTGAACCTGGAAACCGATCAGGTGCTGGTGGCCGTCGGTCGCAAGCCGAACACCCAGGGCTGGAACCTTGAGGCGCTGGGCCTGGCGATGAACGGCGCGTCGATCAAGATCGACCATCGTTGCCAGACCAGCATGCACAACGTCTACGCCATCGGCGACCTCAGCGGCGAACCGATGCTCGCTCACCGGGCCATGGCCCAGGGCGAGATGGTCGCCGAGCTGATCAGCGGCAAGTCCCGCGAGTTCAACCCGACCGCCATCGCCGCCGTGTGCTTCACCGACCCGGAACTGGTGGTGGTCGGCCAGACACCGGACGAGGCCAGGGCTGCCGGGCTGGATTGCATCGTTTCCAGCTTCCCGTTCGCCGCCAATGGCCGGGCGATGACCCTGGAATCGAAAAGCGGCTTCGTGCGCGTGGTCGCCCGTCGCGACAATCATGTGATCGTGGGCTGGCAAGCGGTAGGCGTCGGGGTGTCCGAATTGTCCACGGCATTCGCGCAAAGCCTGGAAATGGGCGCGCAGCTGGAAGACATCGGTGGCACCATTCATGCGCATCCGACGCTCGGCGAGGCGGTGCAGGAAGCGGCGTTGCGGGCCC
- a CDS encoding MBL fold metallo-hydrolase, with product MPALIEAFLDPASSTYSYVVYEADGSQCAIVDPVLDYDPAAGRTASTQADRIIAFVREHRLQVQWLLETHAHADHLSAAPYLRRELGGQIAIGASISKVQKVFKALFNLEPEFCVDGSQFDHLFAPDESFNIGQLKATALHVPGHTPADMAYLVDGEAILVGDTLFMPDVGTARCDFPGGNAHHLYASIQKLLAFPADVKLYVCHDYPPEGRRAQCQSTVGEQRKSNVHVHDGIDENTFVAMRTRRDRGLGMPTLLLPAIQVNVRAGNMPPAEDNGVVYLKIPINQM from the coding sequence ATGCCCGCCTTGATTGAAGCCTTCCTCGACCCGGCCTCCTCGACCTACAGTTACGTGGTCTATGAAGCCGATGGCAGTCAGTGCGCAATCGTCGACCCCGTGCTCGACTACGACCCGGCCGCGGGCCGCACCGCCAGCACCCAGGCCGACCGGATCATCGCGTTCGTTCGCGAACACCGGTTGCAAGTGCAATGGCTGCTGGAAACCCATGCCCATGCCGACCACCTGTCAGCCGCGCCCTATTTGCGTCGGGAGCTGGGCGGCCAGATTGCCATCGGCGCATCGATCAGCAAGGTCCAGAAGGTGTTCAAGGCGCTGTTCAATCTTGAGCCGGAGTTCTGCGTGGACGGTTCGCAGTTCGACCATCTGTTCGCCCCGGACGAATCCTTCAACATCGGCCAGCTCAAGGCCACCGCGTTGCATGTCCCTGGGCATACGCCGGCCGACATGGCGTACCTGGTCGATGGCGAAGCGATTCTGGTGGGCGACACGCTGTTCATGCCGGACGTGGGCACCGCGCGTTGCGACTTCCCCGGCGGCAACGCTCATCATCTGTACGCTTCGATCCAGAAGCTGCTGGCCTTCCCCGCCGATGTGAAACTCTACGTCTGCCACGACTACCCGCCCGAAGGTCGGCGAGCGCAATGCCAGAGCACCGTTGGCGAGCAACGAAAAAGCAACGTCCATGTGCATGACGGCATCGACGAAAACACCTTCGTCGCCATGCGCACCCGGCGCGACAGGGGGCTGGGGATGCCGACACTGTTGCTGCCGGCGATCCAGGTGAATGTGCGGGCGGGGAACATGCCGCCCGCGGAAGACAATGGCGTGGTCTACCTGAAAATCCCGATCAATCAGATGTAG
- the bkdR gene encoding Bkd operon transcriptional regulator BkdR, with protein sequence MRKLDRTDIGILNSLQENARITNADLARSVNLSPTPCFNRVKAMEELGLIREQVTLLDADLLGLHVNVFIHVSLEKQVEEALQHFEEAISDRPEVMECYLMAGDPDYLIRVLVPTIQSLERFMMDFLTKVPGVANIRSSFALKQVRYKTALPLPANGMTLDK encoded by the coding sequence ATGCGCAAACTGGACCGTACCGATATCGGCATTCTCAACAGCCTTCAGGAGAACGCGCGGATCACCAACGCCGACCTCGCCCGCTCGGTGAACCTCTCGCCGACACCGTGCTTCAACCGGGTCAAGGCGATGGAGGAGCTGGGCCTGATTCGCGAGCAAGTGACCCTGCTCGATGCCGACCTGCTGGGGTTGCACGTGAACGTGTTCATCCATGTCAGCCTGGAAAAACAGGTGGAGGAGGCGTTGCAGCATTTCGAAGAGGCGATTTCCGATCGCCCGGAAGTCATGGAGTGCTACCTGATGGCGGGAGACCCGGACTACCTGATCCGCGTGCTGGTGCCGACCATCCAGTCGCTGGAGCGCTTCATGATGGACTTTCTGACCAAGGTGCCGGGGGTGGCGAACATCCGTTCGAGCTTTGCGCTCAAGCAGGTGCGATACAAGACGGCGCTGCCGTTGCCGGCCAATGGAATGACGCTGGATAAATAA
- a CDS encoding alpha-ketoacid dehydrogenase subunit beta translates to MNDHNNNIQLDTAMTTTTMTMIQALRSAMDVMLERDDNVVVFGQDVGYFGGVFRCTEGLQTKYGTSRVFDAPISESGIVGTAVGMGAYGLRPVVEIQFADYVYPAYDQIISEAARLRYRSAGEFTAPLTLRMPCGGGIYGGQTHSQSIEALFTQVCGLRTVMPSNPYDAKGLLIASIENDDPVIFLEPKRLYNGPFDGHHDRPVTPWSKHPAAQVPDGYYTVPLDVAAIARPGKDVTVLTYGTTVYVSLVAAEESGVDAEVIDLRSLWPLDLETIVKSVKKTGRCVVVHEATRTCGFGAELVALVQEHCFHHLEAPIERVTGWDTPYPHAQEWAYFPGPSRVGAALKRVMEV, encoded by the coding sequence ATGAACGATCACAACAACAATATTCAGTTGGACACCGCCATGACCACGACCACCATGACCATGATCCAGGCCCTGCGCTCGGCCATGGATGTGATGCTTGAGCGTGACGACAACGTCGTGGTGTTCGGTCAGGACGTCGGCTACTTCGGCGGCGTGTTCCGTTGCACCGAAGGCCTGCAGACCAAGTACGGCACCTCGCGGGTGTTCGATGCGCCGATCTCCGAAAGCGGCATCGTCGGCACTGCCGTGGGCATGGGCGCCTATGGCCTGCGGCCGGTGGTGGAGATCCAGTTCGCCGACTACGTCTACCCGGCCTACGACCAGATCATTTCCGAAGCCGCCCGCCTGCGTTATCGCTCGGCCGGCGAATTCACCGCGCCGCTGACCCTGCGCATGCCCTGTGGCGGCGGCATCTACGGTGGCCAGACCCACAGCCAGAGCATCGAGGCGCTGTTCACTCAAGTGTGCGGCCTGCGCACCGTCATGCCGTCCAACCCCTACGATGCCAAGGGACTGTTGATCGCCTCCATCGAAAACGATGACCCGGTGATCTTCCTGGAGCCCAAGCGCCTGTACAACGGCCCGTTCGACGGCCACCACGACCGTCCGGTGACCCCTTGGTCGAAACACCCCGCCGCTCAGGTTCCGGACGGCTACTACACCGTGCCGCTGGACGTTGCCGCCATTGCCCGTCCGGGCAAGGATGTCACCGTACTGACCTACGGCACTACTGTGTACGTGTCGCTGGTCGCCGCCGAAGAAAGCGGCGTGGATGCCGAAGTCATCGACCTGCGCAGCCTGTGGCCGCTGGACCTGGAAACCATCGTCAAGTCGGTGAAGAAAACCGGGCGCTGTGTGGTGGTCCATGAAGCCACCCGCACCTGCGGTTTCGGTGCCGAGCTGGTGGCGCTGGTGCAAGAGCACTGCTTCCACCACCTGGAAGCGCCGATCGAACGCGTCACCGGTTGGGACACCCCCTACCCGCACGCGCAGGAGTGGGCGTATTTCCCTGGTCCGTCCCGAGTGGGCGCGGCGTTGAAACGGGTCATGGAGGTCTGA
- a CDS encoding dihydrolipoamide acetyltransferase family protein → MGTHVIKMPDIGEGIAEVELSVWHVKVGDMVVEDQVLADVMTDKAMVDIPSPVHGKVIALGGQPGEVMAVGSVLISIEVEGAGNVKESTQPAAAVKEAPVAAPKVEAVVESKPVAAAAPRPAVCQGPLVAREANERPLASPAVRKHALDLGIALRLVRGTGPAGRVLHDDLEAYLAQGQSNASSVSSAYAQRNDEAQIPVIGMRRKIAQRMQDATQRAAHFSYVEEIDVTAVEELRAHLNEKHGATRGKLTLLPFLVRALVVALRDFPQINARYDDEAQVITRLGAVHVGIATQADIGLMVPVVRHAEARSLWDSAAEIARLATAARNGKASRDELSGSSITLTSLGALGGIVSTPVLNLPEVAIVGVNKIVERPMVIKGQIVIRKMMNLSSSFDHRVVDGMDAAQFIQAVRGLLEQPATLFVD, encoded by the coding sequence ATGGGCACGCACGTTATTAAAATGCCGGACATTGGCGAAGGCATTGCAGAAGTTGAACTGTCGGTGTGGCACGTCAAGGTCGGCGACATGGTCGTCGAGGATCAGGTGTTGGCCGATGTCATGACCGACAAGGCGATGGTCGATATCCCGTCGCCGGTGCATGGCAAAGTCATCGCCCTTGGCGGCCAGCCAGGCGAAGTCATGGCGGTCGGCAGTGTGCTGATCAGCATTGAAGTCGAAGGCGCGGGCAACGTTAAAGAGTCGACTCAGCCAGCGGCCGCTGTAAAAGAAGCACCGGTTGCAGCCCCGAAAGTTGAAGCCGTGGTCGAAAGCAAACCGGTCGCTGCCGCCGCGCCGCGCCCGGCCGTGTGCCAGGGCCCGCTGGTGGCCCGTGAGGCGAATGAGCGTCCGTTGGCGTCCCCGGCCGTGCGCAAGCATGCGCTGGACCTGGGTATTGCGTTGCGTCTGGTACGCGGCACCGGCCCGGCCGGTCGGGTGCTGCACGATGACCTCGAGGCCTACCTGGCCCAGGGCCAGTCGAATGCCTCGAGCGTCAGCAGCGCCTACGCCCAGCGCAACGATGAAGCGCAGATCCCGGTGATCGGCATGCGCCGCAAGATCGCCCAGCGCATGCAGGACGCCACGCAACGCGCCGCGCATTTCAGCTACGTCGAAGAAATCGACGTCACTGCTGTTGAAGAGCTGCGCGCGCACCTCAACGAAAAACACGGCGCGACCCGTGGCAAGCTGACCTTGCTACCGTTCCTGGTCCGCGCCCTGGTCGTTGCCCTGCGCGACTTCCCGCAGATCAACGCCCGTTACGACGACGAAGCCCAGGTCATCACCCGCCTCGGCGCGGTGCACGTGGGTATCGCCACCCAGGCCGACATCGGCTTGATGGTGCCGGTGGTGCGCCACGCCGAAGCCCGCAGCCTATGGGACAGCGCGGCGGAAATCGCCCGACTCGCCACGGCCGCACGCAATGGCAAGGCCAGCCGCGATGAACTGTCCGGCTCGAGCATCACCCTGACCAGCCTCGGCGCCCTCGGCGGCATCGTCAGCACCCCGGTGCTGAACCTGCCTGAAGTGGCCATCGTCGGCGTCAACAAGATCGTCGAACGACCGATGGTGATCAAAGGCCAGATCGTGATCCGCAAGATGATGAACCTCTCCAGCTCCTTTGATCACCGCGTGGTCGACGGCATGGACGCGGCGCAATTCATCCAGGCCGTGCGCGGCCTGCTCGAACAACCCGCCACCCTGTTCGTGGACTGA
- a CDS encoding 3-methyl-2-oxobutanoate dehydrogenase (2-methylpropanoyl-transferring) subunit alpha, with translation MNQAYEPLRLHVPEPSGRPGCKTDFSYLRLTDAGTVRKPSIDVEPADTADLAKGLIRVLDDQGNALGPWAEGVPVEILRKGMRAMLKTRIYDNRMVVAQRQKKMSFYMQSLGEEAIGSGQALALNIDDMCFPTYRQQSILMAREVPLVDLICQLLSNERDPLKGRQLPIMYSVKDSGFFTISGNLATQFVQAVGWGMASAIKGDTKIASAWIGDGATAESDFHTALTFAHVYRAPVILNVVNNQWAISTFQAIAGGEATTFAGRGVGCGIASLRVDGNDFYAVYAASAWAAERARRNLGPTMIEWVTYRAGPHSTSDDPSKYRPADDWSHFPLGDPIARLKQHLIKVGHWSEEEHAAVSAELEAEVIAAQKEAEQYGTLAGGQIPSAATMFEDVYKEMPEHLKRQRQELGI, from the coding sequence ATGAACCAAGCGTACGAACCGCTGCGTCTGCACGTTCCCGAACCCTCGGGCCGTCCCGGCTGTAAAACCGACTTCTCCTACCTGCGTCTGACCGACGCCGGCACGGTGCGCAAACCCTCCATCGACGTTGAACCGGCCGATACCGCCGATCTGGCCAAGGGCCTGATTCGCGTGCTCGACGACCAGGGTAATGCCCTCGGTCCATGGGCTGAAGGCGTGCCGGTCGAGATCCTGCGCAAAGGCATGCGCGCCATGCTCAAGACGCGGATCTATGACAACCGCATGGTGGTCGCCCAGCGCCAGAAGAAAATGTCGTTCTATATGCAGAGCCTCGGCGAAGAAGCCATTGGCAGCGGCCAGGCCCTGGCGTTGAACATCGACGACATGTGCTTCCCGACCTACCGTCAGCAAAGCATCCTGATGGCCCGCGAAGTGCCGCTGGTGGACCTGATCTGCCAATTGCTGTCCAACGAGCGCGATCCGCTCAAGGGCCGTCAGCTGCCGATCATGTATTCGGTCAAGGACTCCGGTTTCTTCACCATCTCCGGCAACCTCGCCACCCAGTTCGTGCAAGCGGTGGGCTGGGGTATGGCCTCGGCGATCAAGGGCGACACCAAAATCGCCTCAGCCTGGATCGGCGACGGCGCTACCGCCGAATCGGACTTCCATACCGCCCTGACTTTCGCCCACGTGTACCGCGCGCCGGTGATCCTCAACGTGGTCAACAACCAGTGGGCGATCTCCACCTTCCAGGCGATCGCCGGTGGTGAAGCGACCACCTTCGCCGGTCGTGGCGTGGGTTGCGGCATCGCTTCGCTGCGGGTCGACGGCAACGATTTCTATGCGGTCTACGCCGCTTCTGCCTGGGCCGCCGAACGCGCCCGCCGCAACCTCGGCCCGACCATGATCGAATGGGTCACCTACCGTGCCGGTCCGCACTCGACCTCCGACGATCCGTCCAAATACCGTCCTGCCGACGACTGGAGTCATTTCCCGTTGGGCGACCCGATCGCGCGCCTCAAGCAGCACCTGATCAAGGTCGGACACTGGTCCGAAGAGGAACACGCCGCCGTCAGCGCCGAGCTGGAAGCCGAAGTGATCGCCGCGCAGAAAGAAGCCGAACAGTACGGCACCCTCGCCGGCGGCCAGATTCCAAGCGCAGCGACCATGTTCGAAGACGTCTACAAAGAGATGCCGGAGCACTTGAAGCGCCAGCGTCAGGAACTGGGGATCTGA